One genomic window of Desulfuromonas sp. AOP6 includes the following:
- a CDS encoding efflux transporter outer membrane subunit, translating to MKSKLPWLVKRSPGDPRTAGALTWCSGRSACRLASKVVLLIVLSGCSPVAPYERPTLPVVGQFENTDATIQETPSTAAIAWNRFFGDPGLREVLALAEANNLSLRIAMHRVAEARAQFGIQRAEQLPSIGLGAYGNRSRVPADLSISGRSYVAAQYQATLNLSAWELDFWGRVRNLKDVALETYLASDEAWRAVRVALVAQVANTYLAERELDERVAIACRTVVTREEAHRILVRRYEVGSASRLDAAQAEILLNQARAELTVLERLREQNHNALVLLVGTPLAPMARPLSEVESGFVRGIDPGLSSDVLLDRPDVLAAEHRLKAAHANIAAARAAFFPRITMTAGLGSASAELDGLFGGGSQVWSFLPSLSLPIFDAGRTQANLDLAEARRDAAVADYEQVIQRAFREVADALAERRWLAEQVGVQRASLAAQSERARLAGLRYSNGAASYLEVLDAERDRFATEQALVQTRRALLASGVNLYAALGGGAVRSTDTEDER from the coding sequence GTGAAATCGAAACTGCCTTGGCTTGTCAAACGGTCCCCTGGCGACCCCAGAACCGCGGGCGCATTGACCTGGTGCTCCGGCCGGTCCGCTTGTCGTCTGGCCAGCAAGGTCGTGCTGCTAATCGTCTTGTCGGGCTGCTCGCCGGTCGCGCCATACGAGCGGCCGACACTGCCCGTGGTGGGGCAATTCGAAAACACGGATGCCACGATCCAGGAAACACCATCGACCGCGGCGATTGCTTGGAATCGGTTCTTCGGCGACCCCGGCCTGCGTGAGGTGCTTGCCCTGGCCGAGGCAAACAATCTCAGCCTGCGCATCGCCATGCATCGGGTGGCCGAGGCGCGCGCACAGTTCGGCATCCAGCGCGCCGAGCAACTGCCCAGCATCGGCCTTGGTGCCTACGGCAACCGCAGTAGGGTACCGGCCGACCTGTCTATATCTGGCCGTTCCTATGTCGCCGCGCAATACCAGGCCACGCTCAACCTGAGTGCCTGGGAACTGGACTTCTGGGGCCGCGTGCGCAACCTCAAGGACGTCGCTCTGGAGACCTACCTGGCCAGCGACGAGGCTTGGCGTGCCGTCCGGGTCGCCTTGGTGGCCCAGGTAGCGAACACCTATCTCGCGGAACGCGAGCTGGATGAGCGTGTGGCCATCGCCTGCCGGACCGTGGTGACCCGCGAGGAGGCACACCGCATTCTTGTCCGGCGCTATGAAGTCGGCTCCGCCTCCAGGCTGGATGCCGCCCAAGCCGAGATTCTGCTTAACCAGGCGCGCGCCGAGCTGACCGTGCTGGAACGCCTGCGTGAACAGAACCACAATGCCCTCGTCTTGCTGGTGGGCACGCCCCTGGCGCCGATGGCGCGGCCCCTGTCGGAGGTCGAGTCCGGATTCGTGCGAGGGATTGACCCCGGCCTGAGCTCCGACGTGCTCCTCGACCGACCCGACGTGCTCGCCGCAGAGCATCGGCTCAAGGCCGCCCATGCCAATATCGCAGCCGCCCGCGCCGCCTTCTTCCCCCGCATAACCATGACCGCTGGTTTGGGAAGCGCTAGCGCCGAGCTGGACGGCTTGTTTGGTGGCGGCAGCCAGGTCTGGAGCTTCCTGCCCAGCCTGAGTCTGCCAATCTTCGATGCCGGCCGCACCCAAGCCAACCTAGACCTGGCCGAGGCGCGCCGCGACGCGGCGGTGGCCGACTATGAACAGGTGATTCAGAGAGCCTTCCGCGAGGTGGCCGACGCCCTGGCCGAGCGGCGCTGGCTGGCCGAGCAGGTCGGCGTGCAGCGGGCCAGCCTGGCCGCGCAGTCGGAACGGGCACGCTTGGCTGGACTGCGCTACAGCAACGGCGCCGCCTCCTACCTGGAAGTGCTCGATGCCGAACGCGACCGGTTCGCCACCGAACAGGCCCTGGTGCAGACGCGGCGCGCCCTTCTGGCCAGCGGCGTGAACCTGTATGCGGCTCTGGGCGGAGGAGCCGTCCGGAGCACCGACACCGAGGATGAAAGATGA
- the rbbA gene encoding ribosome-associated ATPase/putative transporter RbbA: protein MTANEPVVRLHGVGLRYGKTQALVDIDLDLPAGCVVGLIGPDGVGKSSLFSLIAGARAIQSGHIEVLTGDMADARHRRAICPRIAYMPQGLGKNLYPTLSVFENVEFFARLFGQGRAEREQRIADLLHTTGLAPFADRPAGKLSGGMKQKLGLCCALIHDPDLLILDEPTTGVDPLSRRQFWELIKRIRTRRPGMSVLVSTAYMEEAARFDWLVAMNEGRVLATGAPAELLTETQTDSLEAAFIAFLPEGQRAGYRPVVIVPREKDGDGETAIEAQGLTMHFGDFVAVDQVSFRIGRGEIFGFLGSNGCGKTTTMKMLTGLLEASAGEAWLFGKPVDAKDIETRRRVGYMSQSFSLYSELTVCQNLELHARLFRMPEARIGPRVEEMADKFDLAEVMDALPDALPLGVRQRLSLAVALIHGPEMLILDEPTSGVDPVARDAFWRILIGLSRQDKVTIFISTHFMNEAERCDRVSLMHAGQVLVSDTPAAIVAERGANSLEAAFISHLEAVASDDGVAEPESDAALPAGSGMATSAPPYEGFSSRRMFSYMRRESLELSRDPIRLALSLFGSLVLMIVMGYGITLDVENLSYAVLDRDQTVLSQDYLLNLEGSRYFVERPPIRDYDDLDRRMRSGEISLAIEIPYGFARDVARGDRVSIGAWIDGAMPTRAETVIGYVQGIHAQWLHTRGREELGEAALGGLATIETRFRYNPDVKSLPAMVPAVIPLLLLLIPAMLTALSVVREKELGSIVNLYVTPVTRTEFMLGKQLPYIGMAMVNFLLLTALALFLFRVPITGSFPTLALAAMLYVSSSTAMGLLVSAFTRSQVAAMFAAAVLTILPAVQFSGMTDPVSSLEGAGRWIGEIYPTTHFITIARGTFSKALGFADLQGAVLSLAIAAPVLIGLGVLLLKKQER, encoded by the coding sequence ATGACCGCGAACGAGCCCGTCGTCCGCCTGCACGGTGTTGGTCTGCGCTACGGCAAGACCCAGGCCCTCGTGGACATCGACCTCGACCTACCGGCCGGCTGCGTGGTTGGCCTGATCGGCCCGGACGGGGTCGGCAAATCCAGCCTGTTCTCGCTGATAGCTGGGGCGCGGGCGATCCAGTCCGGCCACATCGAGGTTCTGACCGGCGATATGGCCGACGCCCGCCACCGCCGCGCGATCTGCCCACGCATCGCCTACATGCCCCAGGGTCTGGGCAAAAACCTGTATCCGACTCTGTCGGTATTCGAGAACGTCGAATTCTTCGCCCGCCTGTTCGGCCAGGGCCGAGCCGAGCGCGAACAACGTATTGCCGATCTGCTCCACACCACCGGCCTGGCGCCGTTTGCCGACCGCCCCGCCGGCAAGCTGTCGGGCGGCATGAAGCAGAAGCTGGGCCTGTGCTGCGCCCTCATCCACGATCCCGACCTGCTCATCCTGGACGAGCCGACCACCGGCGTCGACCCGCTCTCGCGACGCCAGTTCTGGGAACTGATAAAGCGTATCCGGACACGCCGACCGGGCATGAGCGTGCTGGTGTCAACCGCCTACATGGAAGAGGCGGCACGTTTCGATTGGTTGGTGGCGATGAACGAAGGTCGCGTCCTGGCTACCGGTGCGCCGGCCGAACTGCTGACAGAGACGCAAACCGATAGTCTGGAAGCTGCCTTCATCGCGTTCTTGCCCGAGGGACAAAGGGCTGGCTACCGGCCGGTGGTCATCGTGCCGCGTGAGAAGGACGGCGATGGCGAGACTGCCATAGAGGCACAAGGCCTGACCATGCACTTCGGCGATTTCGTAGCAGTCGATCAAGTCAGCTTCCGCATCGGCCGGGGCGAGATCTTCGGCTTCCTGGGTTCCAACGGCTGCGGCAAGACCACCACCATGAAGATGCTGACTGGCCTTTTGGAGGCGAGCGCGGGCGAGGCTTGGCTGTTCGGGAAACCGGTGGACGCAAAGGACATCGAGACCCGGCGCCGGGTCGGCTACATGAGCCAGTCGTTCTCGCTCTACAGCGAACTAACCGTGTGCCAGAATCTGGAACTGCACGCCCGCCTGTTTAGGATGCCGGAGGCGCGTATCGGCCCGCGCGTCGAGGAGATGGCGGATAAGTTCGATCTGGCCGAGGTCATGGATGCCCTGCCCGACGCCCTGCCCCTGGGTGTGCGCCAACGGTTGTCTCTGGCCGTCGCCCTGATCCACGGCCCGGAGATGCTGATCTTGGACGAGCCGACCTCGGGAGTCGACCCGGTGGCGCGCGACGCCTTCTGGCGCATCCTGATTGGGTTGTCACGTCAGGACAAGGTCACCATCTTCATCTCCACCCACTTCATGAACGAGGCAGAGCGTTGCGACCGCGTCTCGCTCATGCACGCCGGCCAGGTATTGGTCAGCGACACGCCCGCTGCAATCGTTGCGGAACGGGGAGCGAATTCGCTCGAAGCCGCATTCATCAGCCATCTGGAAGCGGTGGCCAGCGACGACGGCGTGGCTGAGCCCGAGTCAGACGCTGCCCTGCCGGCAGGTAGCGGAATGGCCACCTCCGCACCACCTTACGAAGGCTTCAGTTCTCGCCGGATGTTCAGCTACATGCGTCGCGAATCTCTGGAACTGAGCCGCGACCCAATCCGCCTGGCGCTGTCCCTGTTTGGCAGCCTGGTGCTGATGATCGTGATGGGCTACGGCATCACCCTGGATGTTGAAAATCTCAGCTACGCCGTACTCGACCGCGACCAGACCGTACTCAGTCAGGACTACCTGCTGAACCTGGAGGGTTCGCGCTATTTTGTCGAGCGCCCGCCAATCCGTGATTACGACGATCTTGATCGGCGCATGCGCTCGGGTGAGATCAGTCTGGCCATCGAGATTCCGTACGGATTCGCACGCGACGTCGCGCGCGGAGATAGGGTATCTATCGGCGCATGGATTGACGGCGCCATGCCGACCCGCGCGGAAACCGTGATCGGCTACGTCCAGGGCATCCACGCACAATGGCTGCATACACGCGGACGTGAAGAACTGGGCGAGGCGGCGCTGGGCGGACTGGCCACGATCGAAACACGTTTCCGTTACAATCCCGACGTCAAGAGCCTGCCCGCGATGGTCCCGGCCGTGATCCCCCTGCTGTTGCTGCTGATCCCAGCTATGCTGACGGCGCTGTCGGTTGTGCGGGAGAAGGAGTTGGGGTCCATTGTAAATCTGTACGTCACCCCGGTGACCCGCACCGAATTCATGCTCGGCAAGCAGTTGCCCTACATCGGCATGGCCATGGTCAATTTCCTGCTCCTGACCGCCCTAGCCCTGTTCCTGTTCAGGGTGCCGATTACCGGCAGTTTTCCTACTCTTGCCCTCGCCGCCATGCTGTACGTGTCGAGTTCGACGGCCATGGGCCTTCTAGTGTCCGCCTTCACCCGTAGCCAGGTGGCCGCTATGTTTGCCGCCGCCGTGCTCACCATCCTGCCCGCAGTGCAATTTTCTGGTATGACCGACCCGGTGTCCTCCCTGGAGGGTGCCGGCCGATGGATCGGCGAGATCTACCCGACCACCCACTTCATCACCATAGCCCGTGGCACCTTCTCCAAGGCGTTGGGCTTCGCCGACCTGCAGGGTGCTGTTCTATCGCTCGCCATCGCTGCTCCGGTGCTTATCGGCTTGGGTGTGCTGCTGCTCAAGAAACAGGAGCGCTGA
- a CDS encoding MFS transporter — translation MNPRTKPSPQSGRHIPATWRALPGGIWALGFGSLFMDVSSEMIHSLLPIFIVTVLGTSMVTVGVIEGVAEATAAVVKMVSGMLSDYFGRRKVLMLLGYGLAACSKPVFPLATSIGGVFAARFVDRVGKGIRGAPRDALVADITPKELRGAAYGLRQALDSVGALLGPLMAVAFMLWLAEDIRAVMWIAVIPAFLAVALLMIYVREPEHEGQQEHVKVPFTLAGSKRLSPRYWHVVLLGAVFTLARFSEAFLVLRAENVGLTLGFVPMVMVVMNVFYAGAAYPAGTAADRFGPRTLLLIGLVLLIAADVVLASAHRTAAIFAGAALWGLHMAFTQGLFSKLVADTVPVELRGTGFGIFNLVSGGALFLASVIAGTLWNAFGPSSTFLAGAGFAIAAVIGLVPLHLAPRSG, via the coding sequence ATGAACCCTCGCACTAAGCCAAGTCCGCAATCCGGCCGGCATATCCCAGCTACTTGGCGCGCTTTGCCTGGCGGTATCTGGGCCTTGGGATTCGGCTCGCTGTTCATGGATGTATCTTCCGAGATGATCCATAGCCTGTTGCCGATATTCATAGTCACCGTACTGGGAACGTCCATGGTGACCGTCGGGGTGATCGAGGGCGTCGCCGAGGCGACGGCGGCAGTCGTGAAAATGGTCTCAGGGATGTTGAGCGATTATTTCGGGCGGCGAAAAGTCCTGATGCTCCTCGGCTATGGGCTCGCGGCCTGTAGCAAACCGGTTTTCCCCCTAGCCACATCGATTGGCGGGGTTTTCGCAGCGCGTTTCGTCGATCGCGTCGGTAAGGGCATCCGCGGGGCGCCGCGAGACGCACTAGTGGCTGACATCACGCCGAAAGAATTGCGCGGCGCGGCCTATGGCTTGCGTCAGGCACTCGATTCAGTCGGCGCTCTGCTCGGGCCGCTGATGGCTGTGGCTTTCATGCTCTGGCTCGCGGAAGATATCCGGGCAGTGATGTGGATCGCGGTGATACCCGCTTTCCTCGCGGTGGCGCTGCTGATGATATATGTGCGCGAGCCAGAGCATGAAGGCCAGCAAGAACATGTCAAAGTACCGTTCACTCTGGCCGGTAGCAAGCGTCTGTCGCCGCGATACTGGCATGTTGTGCTGTTGGGGGCGGTTTTTACCTTGGCCCGCTTTAGTGAGGCCTTCTTGGTGTTGCGTGCGGAGAACGTCGGGCTCACGCTCGGCTTTGTGCCGATGGTCATGGTGGTTATGAACGTGTTTTATGCAGGGGCGGCCTATCCAGCCGGCACCGCTGCCGACCGATTCGGCCCGCGCACCCTGTTGTTGATCGGTCTAGTTTTGCTTATTGCCGCCGATGTTGTACTGGCTTCGGCACATCGTACAGCGGCGATTTTCGCCGGTGCGGCGCTGTGGGGTCTGCACATGGCCTTCACTCAAGGCCTTTTCTCGAAACTGGTTGCTGACACTGTGCCGGTCGAGTTGCGCGGGACCGGGTTCGGCATCTTCAATCTCGTCAGCGGCGGTGCTTTGTTTCTCGCGAGTGTGATTGCGGGAACGCTGTGGAACGCTTTTGGACCCTCGTCTACCTTTTTGGCCGGTGCCGGCTTTGCGATAGCCGCCGTGATCGGTCTAGTACCATTGCACCTTGCCCCGCGATCAGGGTGA
- a CDS encoding ABC transporter permease codes for MSLRNVGNLGIKELRSLIRDPMMMVLIIYSFSFAIYTKATAMPETLQNAPIAIIDEDRSPLSERIIDGFIPPYFMPPALITQAEMDARMDAGLDTFALDIPPDFQRDVLARRCPTIQLNIDATRMSQAFAGAGYIQSIVMTEVNTFAQGSQMTVMASPINLELRSRFNPELNRAWFGSIMEIINQVTMLSIVLAGAALIREREHGTVEHLLVMPVTPFEIMMSKVWAMGLVVLGASAVSLLIVVQGMLAVPIQGSIPLFLAGTALVLFATTSLGIFLGTLTRSMPQFGLLMMLVLLPLMILSGSLTPRESMPEAVQWIMLAAPNTHFVMLSQAILYRGAGLDVIWPQFLSLAAIGTVLFALALARFRRTLVLMA; via the coding sequence ATGAGTCTGAGAAACGTCGGCAACCTCGGCATCAAGGAGCTGCGCAGCCTGATTCGCGACCCGATGATGATGGTGCTCATCATCTACTCCTTCTCGTTCGCCATCTACACGAAGGCAACGGCAATGCCGGAAACCCTGCAGAACGCTCCTATCGCCATCATCGACGAAGACCGTTCACCGCTCTCCGAGCGCATCATCGATGGCTTCATTCCACCCTATTTCATGCCGCCCGCGCTGATCACGCAGGCAGAGATGGATGCGCGCATGGATGCCGGGCTGGACACCTTCGCGCTCGACATCCCACCGGACTTTCAGCGCGATGTGTTGGCTCGGCGTTGCCCGACGATCCAGCTCAATATCGATGCCACGCGCATGTCACAGGCTTTTGCCGGGGCCGGGTATATCCAATCCATTGTCATGACCGAGGTCAACACCTTCGCACAGGGGTCTCAGATGACGGTCATGGCCTCGCCCATCAATCTTGAGTTACGTTCACGCTTCAATCCCGAGCTCAACCGAGCCTGGTTCGGTTCGATCATGGAAATCATCAACCAAGTGACCATGCTGTCCATCGTCTTGGCAGGCGCCGCGCTAATTCGCGAGCGAGAACATGGCACGGTGGAACATCTGTTGGTGATGCCGGTCACGCCGTTCGAGATCATGATGAGTAAGGTGTGGGCGATGGGGCTGGTGGTGCTGGGGGCATCCGCAGTGTCCTTGCTGATCGTGGTTCAGGGCATGTTGGCGGTGCCGATCCAGGGCTCCATCCCGTTGTTTCTTGCGGGTACGGCCTTGGTTCTGTTCGCCACGACCTCACTGGGTATCTTCCTCGGCACACTGACGCGTTCCATGCCGCAGTTCGGGTTACTGATGATGCTGGTGCTGCTACCACTGATGATCCTTTCCGGCAGCCTGACCCCGCGCGAAAGCATGCCGGAAGCGGTGCAGTGGATCATGCTTGCGGCGCCCAACACCCACTTCGTCATGCTCTCCCAGGCCATTCTTTATCGTGGTGCCGGGCTGGATGTGATCTGGCCACAATTCCTCAGCCTGGCCGCGATCGGCACAGTCCTGTTCGCACTGGCGCTGGCGAGATTCCGGCGAACCCTGGTGTTGATGGCATGA
- a CDS encoding lipid A deacylase LpxR family protein produces MAILLCIEATNSFTAWAAEPPKTGTLSFVLENDLFYDVDQHYTNGVGFVWVPDRRTPTPEWAVRLARRAPWFPEEGPVYHGYAFGQSMFTPSDIKLSDPPLSERPYAGWLYGLVGVGTATDGQFDLFTLSLGMVGPISLAEPSQKFVHKVIGADEPRGWDTQLGNEPGFVATYQRSWRGLAKASLGGTRLDLTPHLGGALGNVFTYVNAGLTLRFGKHLPKDYGPPRIQPGLLGSGEFVPTSGFNWYLFAGIEGRAVARNIFLDGNSFQDSRSVDRRPLVGDLQYGFVIDWQDVRFGYTHVLRTREYRGQDSGDDFGAVSISINF; encoded by the coding sequence TTGGCGATACTGCTATGTATCGAGGCCACCAATTCATTCACAGCCTGGGCAGCAGAGCCGCCGAAGACCGGCACCTTAAGCTTCGTCCTGGAAAACGACTTGTTCTACGACGTCGACCAGCACTACACCAACGGTGTTGGCTTCGTCTGGGTTCCGGATCGCCGCACGCCGACGCCGGAGTGGGCGGTGCGCCTGGCCCGACGGGCACCGTGGTTTCCCGAGGAAGGCCCGGTATACCACGGCTACGCCTTCGGTCAGAGCATGTTCACACCCAGCGACATCAAGCTGTCCGACCCGCCCTTGAGCGAACGCCCTTATGCCGGCTGGCTGTACGGCCTGGTCGGGGTGGGCACGGCGACGGACGGCCAATTTGACCTGTTCACCCTGAGTCTGGGCATGGTCGGCCCGATTTCGCTCGCCGAGCCGAGCCAGAAGTTCGTCCACAAGGTCATCGGTGCCGATGAACCGCGGGGTTGGGACACCCAACTTGGCAACGAACCTGGCTTCGTCGCCACCTATCAGCGCAGTTGGCGCGGTCTCGCGAAGGCCTCTCTGGGCGGCACTCGGCTGGATCTCACGCCCCACCTTGGCGGTGCGCTCGGCAACGTGTTCACCTACGTCAACGCTGGCCTGACCCTGCGTTTCGGCAAGCACCTACCCAAGGACTACGGGCCGCCGCGCATTCAGCCCGGCCTGCTTGGCTCGGGCGAGTTCGTACCGACGTCCGGGTTCAACTGGTATCTGTTTGCCGGTATAGAGGGCCGCGCCGTGGCACGCAACATCTTCCTCGACGGCAACAGCTTTCAGGACAGTCGCAGTGTCGACCGGCGACCGCTGGTGGGCGATCTGCAGTACGGTTTCGTGATCGATTGGCAGGATGTCCGGTTCGGCTACACCCACGTCTTGCGTACGCGTGAGTATCGTGGCCAGGATAGCGGCGACGACTTCGGCGCCGTCAGCATATCGATCAACTTCTGA
- a CDS encoding helix-turn-helix transcriptional regulator: MNIFYKFSISPETPHKIEIPFKIQVPRELTEEPTTLGDHLRRRRLELGLYQKDVAVQIGVTTSTIWNWENNWSTITLSCMPKVIEFLGYNPVPWPDKLVDKLAWYKQVHGLTLEQLGAEMNRDPEQLSDWLSGRHKPCRRNRKEVELFLSSHAQGPEAVQRLGAALPEERAVASGSMNSFMARTTSEKL, encoded by the coding sequence TTGAACATCTTTTACAAGTTTTCCATTTCACCTGAAACCCCGCACAAAATCGAAATTCCCTTTAAAATACAGGTGCCTAGGGAGCTCACCGAAGAACCGACCACCCTCGGCGATCACCTGCGCCGCCGTCGCCTTGAGCTTGGATTGTATCAAAAAGATGTCGCAGTTCAGATTGGTGTGACCACCTCTACCATCTGGAATTGGGAAAATAACTGGTCAACGATCACCTTGAGTTGCATGCCGAAAGTTATCGAGTTCCTCGGATACAACCCCGTCCCCTGGCCCGACAAACTGGTTGATAAATTGGCTTGGTACAAACAGGTGCATGGCCTGACATTGGAACAGCTTGGGGCCGAAATGAACCGTGACCCCGAGCAATTGTCCGACTGGCTGAGTGGCCGGCACAAGCCTTGTCGGCGTAACCGGAAGGAGGTTGAGCTATTTTTATCGAGTCACGCCCAGGGGCCTGAGGCGGTCCAGCGGTTGGGGGCAGCTTTGCCGGAAGAGCGAGCGGTGGCAAGTGGTTCAATGAATTCTTTTATGGCAAGGACAACTTCCGAGAAGCTATGA
- a CDS encoding HlyD family efflux transporter periplasmic adaptor subunit has product MKPTTRKWLSRIAALVVLIGIAAFAWLQFAGDGDEEGLAGGNGRIAAVEVDIAAKSPGRVREILANEGELVTAGQVVARMDTDVLEAELRQAEAQLQQARSAVATARSQLALREAEKAANLAVLSQREAELDIARKRQSRSTLLASEGASSQQEADDDSARVKGAVAAVGVVRAQGAAADAAITAAHTQIVGAESVVAAVQASIERIQADIADSALLAPRAGRIQYRVAQPGEVVGSGGRVLNMVDLADVYMTFFLPTAAAGKLALGDEVRLVLDAAPQYVIPASVSFVADVAQFTPKTVETAVEREKLMFRVKARIDPDLLRKHILQVKTGLPGMAYVRFDRTAPWPERLALKLPQ; this is encoded by the coding sequence ATGAAACCGACGACCCGAAAATGGTTATCCAGAATCGCCGCGCTCGTTGTTCTGATCGGCATTGCCGCTTTCGCTTGGCTGCAATTCGCCGGCGACGGCGACGAGGAGGGCCTAGCCGGCGGCAACGGCCGCATCGCAGCGGTGGAGGTCGACATCGCCGCCAAATCGCCCGGCAGGGTCAGAGAAATCCTGGCCAATGAAGGTGAGTTGGTCACCGCTGGCCAAGTGGTCGCTCGCATGGATACCGACGTGCTGGAGGCCGAGTTGCGCCAAGCCGAGGCGCAATTACAACAGGCCCGTAGCGCGGTGGCCACGGCACGCAGCCAACTGGCCCTTCGCGAAGCTGAAAAGGCCGCCAACCTGGCGGTGCTGAGCCAGCGCGAGGCCGAGCTCGACATCGCCAGGAAACGCCAGTCTCGTTCCACCCTGCTGGCCAGCGAGGGTGCCAGCTCTCAACAGGAAGCGGATGATGACAGCGCGCGGGTCAAGGGTGCGGTCGCGGCAGTCGGCGTCGTGCGTGCCCAGGGCGCGGCGGCCGATGCGGCGATTACAGCGGCGCATACCCAGATCGTTGGTGCCGAGTCGGTGGTAGCGGCGGTCCAGGCCAGTATCGAGCGCATCCAGGCCGACATCGCCGACAGTGCGCTGCTGGCGCCTCGGGCCGGCCGCATCCAGTACCGGGTGGCCCAGCCCGGCGAGGTGGTGGGTAGTGGTGGCCGGGTGCTCAACATGGTCGACCTCGCCGACGTCTACATGACCTTCTTCCTGCCTACCGCCGCGGCCGGCAAGCTGGCCTTGGGCGACGAGGTGCGGCTGGTACTCGATGCCGCGCCCCAATATGTCATCCCGGCGAGCGTCTCCTTTGTCGCCGACGTCGCGCAGTTCACGCCCAAGACGGTGGAGACGGCGGTCGAGCGGGAAAAGTTGATGTTCCGGGTTAAGGCGCGGATCGACCCTGATCTGCTCAGGAAACACATCCTCCAAGTCAAGACCGGCCTGCCGGGCATGGCCTACGTGCGCTTCGACCGCACCGCGCCCTGGCCTGAGCGTCTGGCCCTGAAACTGCCGCAATGA
- a CDS encoding ATP-binding protein: MKWKTCKRCSNPCFCGKLGEPNEACSCTPTMIERYRRRLSGPLLDRIDLHIEVPRVPHRELADPIDAESSATIRTRVEAARRIQNQRLAPFGLYANARMGARQIRKFCPVDDAGEKLLEMVTERLGLSARTYSRILKVARTIADLEGEENIHQGHLAEAIQYRGLDRKIR, from the coding sequence GTGAAATGGAAAACTTGTAAAAGATGTTCAAACCCCTGTTTCTGCGGAAAATTAGGGGAGCCTAATGAGGCTTGCTCCTGCACGCCGACCATGATCGAGCGCTACCGGCGCCGCCTGTCCGGGCCCCTGCTCGACCGCATCGACCTTCACATCGAGGTACCGCGGGTGCCGCACCGCGAACTGGCCGACCCGATCGATGCCGAATCCTCAGCCACCATCCGAACACGGGTCGAAGCCGCCCGCCGCATCCAGAACCAGCGTCTGGCCCCCTTCGGCCTGTATGCCAACGCCCGCATGGGCGCCCGCCAAATCCGCAAGTTCTGCCCGGTGGATGATGCCGGCGAGAAGCTTCTGGAGATGGTCACCGAACGGCTGGGGCTGTCGGCCCGCACCTACTCGCGCATCCTCAAGGTGGCGCGGACCATCGCCGACTTGGAAGGAGAGGAGAATATCCACCAGGGCCATCTGGCCGAGGCGATCCAGTACCGAGGACTGGATCGGAAGATCCGTTGA